DNA sequence from the Deinococcus fonticola genome:
GTGAGCACCGCCCGCGCCATGCTGGGCAGCCTGAAAAGCGCCATGGGGGCCAGCACCTGGAACGACCTGCTGCTCGACCTCGACCGTGGCCCCATGCTGCTGACCCCCGTGAACGTCCGTGACCAGATCATGCTGGTGGCCTTCGACGAGGTTGCCAGCCTGGGCCGCGTGCGCTTTGCCGTGCGCCGCGCCATCGGGCAAGTGTAAGACCACTGAGCGGAATGCCTTCCCGGTGCGCCCAGGTGTGCCGGGAAGATTTTTGATTCAGTGTTCGGAATTCCCGACACCGTTTGGATGGACGTAAACAAGCCTGCGCCAATTACTGACGGGCTGGTCGTCAATCATCACGTGCGGTTTTGGCAGGAACGCGGTGAAACAGTGTTCCAACCCCACTTCACGCGCACTTTCGCGGGCGTAAGCGGCCCCGCCGGAACTCCGGCAGAACAACTCCGCGCCGTTCCCGAACAACTGGCGGACGTAAGCAATGACAGCCGGAATAGGAATGCGGGAGCGACCAGAGTTCCGTACCAGTGTTTCATCCACATCGACGTAAACGACCTGTTCTGCCATTCAGATCACTTCCCTGAACGCCACGCTCTGGCTGCGGTTTTGCAGTTCTGAACGCAGGTATTGCAGACGGGGGTGCTCCAGTTTCGGGTCGTGCGCCAGGATGTGTTTCGCCAGTTCCCGCGCCTGCTCGATGATGCCCGTGTCGTTCGCCAGGTCGGCCAGCCGCAGATCGGGAATCCCGCTTTGCCGCGTGCCGCGCAGTTCGCCGGGGCCGCGCAGTTTCAGGTCGGCCTCGGCAATCACGAACCCGTC
Encoded proteins:
- a CDS encoding roadblock/LC7 domain-containing protein, coding for MIDSLLEVRGVRYASLVDNAGQVVLHVGEGSADVEVVSTARAMLGSLKSAMGASTWNDLLLDLDRGPMLLTPVNVRDQIMLVAFDEVASLGRVRFAVRRAIGQV
- a CDS encoding hydrolase produces the protein MAEQVVYVDVDETLVRNSGRSRIPIPAVIAYVRQLFGNGAELFCRSSGGAAYARESAREVGLEHCFTAFLPKPHVMIDDQPVSNWRRLVYVHPNGVGNSEH